The Pseudarthrobacter sulfonivorans genome includes a window with the following:
- a CDS encoding SAM-dependent methyltransferase — protein sequence MTDPNTPPARGGASVLRTNSPIGRQSFDRLINDLATNRPRTVLDHGCGWGGMLLDILEAMPNTSGTGIDIKESYVEQARMAAKQRGLADRVVFQAESSADYAESADLVLNVGSYQAFGTISEALSRLRSSTTPSGRLVFGAEFWSVVPTDIQLAHMWQGTTVDDALLLPDLVDKVTRAGWRVLDLRTSTSQEWEEFECGHLRNREQWLVTHPGHESATEIRDELDKARMMWLRGHRDVMGFVTFILAKDG from the coding sequence ATGACTGATCCCAACACGCCACCTGCCCGTGGCGGAGCGTCCGTCCTCAGAACCAATTCGCCGATCGGACGGCAATCCTTCGACCGCTTGATCAACGATCTCGCAACTAATCGACCACGAACGGTCTTGGACCATGGGTGCGGATGGGGTGGAATGCTCCTGGACATCCTTGAGGCGATGCCGAATACCAGCGGCACGGGCATTGACATCAAGGAGTCCTACGTTGAGCAGGCACGCATGGCAGCTAAGCAACGGGGGCTTGCTGACCGGGTCGTATTCCAGGCGGAATCGTCTGCGGATTACGCGGAGAGCGCCGACCTCGTGCTCAACGTAGGTTCGTACCAAGCTTTTGGGACGATCAGCGAAGCCCTGTCCCGTCTTCGCAGCTCGACCACGCCTTCCGGACGTCTGGTTTTTGGTGCCGAGTTCTGGTCTGTTGTCCCAACCGATATTCAGTTGGCTCACATGTGGCAAGGGACAACGGTTGATGATGCTTTACTCCTTCCCGACCTTGTCGACAAGGTCACCCGCGCTGGGTGGCGCGTTCTGGATCTGCGGACCTCAACCAGTCAGGAATGGGAAGAATTTGAGTGCGGCCATCTCCGAAATCGGGAGCAGTGGCTTGTAACCCACCCCGGGCACGAGTCGGCGACAGAAATTCGGGACGAGTTGGACAAGGCAAGAATGATGTGGTTGCGCGGCCACCGTGACGTCATGGGCTTCGTCACCTTCATCCTTGCCAAGGACGGGTGA
- a CDS encoding PLP-dependent aminotransferase family protein: MTVVEPEVMPVRPGHTELWARRAAPTPSTAVREIFAAAARPGIISLAGGNPDVGSLPLEALGKTAAAIITGQGSRALQYGAGQGTEELRSQICTVMSLEGINDADPDDVSVTIGSQSGLDTVTKILCDPGDTVLTDDATYMGALGTFSVYEVDVQPVLTDSDGLVPEALRERIDTLRGLGKHIKFLYTIPNFNNPTGVTLSLERRQQVVDICREANILVVEDNPYGLLRYRGDALPAMRAANPLDVIYLSSFSKIFSPGLRLGWALVPPHLKQRFLIIGESSTLCPPAFNQMLTSAYLRDYDWQGQLEVSRAAYRLRSDAALSALSETMPDGVTWTRPEGGFFTWLTLPGAVDTQALITTAVDACVVYFPGAAFSLGTAPSNQLRLAFSALSPDLITEGIHRLAPVLARF; the protein is encoded by the coding sequence ATGACCGTGGTGGAGCCGGAGGTCATGCCCGTCCGCCCGGGCCACACGGAACTGTGGGCCCGACGGGCGGCACCCACCCCATCCACGGCCGTGCGGGAGATCTTTGCCGCCGCGGCCCGGCCAGGGATTATTTCGCTGGCAGGTGGAAACCCCGACGTCGGATCGCTGCCCCTCGAGGCCCTCGGCAAGACGGCGGCCGCCATCATCACCGGCCAGGGTTCCCGGGCGCTGCAGTATGGTGCGGGGCAGGGAACCGAGGAACTGCGGTCGCAGATCTGCACCGTCATGTCCCTCGAAGGCATCAATGACGCCGACCCCGACGACGTTTCCGTGACCATCGGATCCCAGTCCGGCCTTGACACCGTGACGAAGATTCTTTGCGATCCGGGGGACACCGTGCTGACCGATGACGCCACGTATATGGGCGCCCTCGGTACATTTTCCGTCTACGAAGTGGACGTCCAGCCGGTCCTCACGGACTCCGACGGCCTGGTCCCCGAAGCTCTGCGGGAACGCATCGATACGTTGCGGGGACTGGGGAAGCACATCAAGTTCCTCTACACGATTCCCAACTTCAACAATCCAACCGGTGTGACGCTCAGCCTGGAACGGCGGCAGCAGGTAGTCGACATCTGCCGGGAGGCCAACATCCTGGTGGTGGAGGACAACCCTTATGGATTGCTCCGCTACCGTGGCGACGCGCTCCCTGCAATGCGGGCGGCCAACCCCCTGGACGTCATCTATTTGAGTTCGTTCTCCAAAATATTCTCTCCCGGCCTCAGGCTCGGCTGGGCGCTGGTTCCGCCTCACTTGAAGCAGCGTTTCCTCATTATCGGAGAGTCCAGCACCCTTTGCCCGCCGGCTTTCAACCAGATGCTCACCTCTGCTTATCTGCGCGACTACGACTGGCAAGGCCAGCTCGAAGTCTCCCGTGCCGCCTATCGGCTCCGCAGTGATGCCGCCCTGTCTGCCCTCTCCGAGACCATGCCCGACGGCGTGACCTGGACCAGGCCTGAAGGCGGCTTTTTCACCTGGCTCACGTTGCCCGGGGCCGTGGACACCCAGGCGCTCATCACGACGGCGGTGGACGCCTGTGTGGTGTACTTCCCGGGAGCCGCGTTTTCGCTCGGCACTGCGCCGTCGAATCAGCTGCGCCTGGCATTCAGCGCACTTAGCCCCGACCTCATCACCGAGGGCATCCACCGGCTCGCACCGGTGCTTGCCCGGTTCTAA